The genome window TAAGTCAGAGGTGAAGCCTGATAAGAAGAGGCGTCCATGTCTAGATTATTCTTTAGGGAGATGTCTTGCCCCATGTGCAGGTTTATGCAGTGAAGCAGAATATAGAGAAAGAGTGGATGATGTTATTCTTTTATTAACGGGCAAATCATCTGAGCTTGTAGAACGTATTCGTAAAAGAATGGATGAAGCGGCTCTCAATCTTGATTTTGAAAAAGCGGCCCGACATCGCGATGCTATACGAGCAATTTGGCGTTTATCTCGTCAAAGAGTGGCTTCTAGTCTTCAAGAAGATATAGATATTGAAACATGGGATGCACTGAATAAATTACAAAATCTTCTCCATATGGATATCCTGCCATGGCGAATTGATGGTTTTGATATTTCACACATGTCTGGACATGAAACGTATGGAGTAGCTGTTGTTTTTGAACAAGGTGTATCTAATCCTTCTCTCTATCGTCGCTTTAAAATACGGACAGTTGAAGGAATAGACGACTTCAGATCTATAGAAGAAGTTGTAAAACGTCGTTATACCAAAGTATTAGAGAATAATGAACCTCTTCCTCAGCTTATTCTTATAGATGGTGGTCCCGTGCAGTTAGAATTTGCAAAAAAGGCGCTACAAGATTTGGATATAATCAATATCCCAGTTATTTCTCTGGCGAAAAGAGAGGAACTGATATACCATAACGAAAAAGAATCTCCAATTAGGCTTGAGTGGACTGACCCTGTGCTTCAACTTCTGCAGAGAGTTCGTGATGAATCTCACCGTTTTGCTGTGAAAAGTCACAGACGAGGACGAAGTGTCGCTCTGACACGATCAGTTTTAGAAGAAATTCCCGGAGTTGGCAAACACACTGCAGCCATGTTGCTTTCTAATTTTGGCAGCGTAAAAAAGATAGCAGTTCTCTCTCCTGATGAGTTAATGAAAGTTAAAGGTATCGGACCCGCTTTAGCATTAAAAATAGCTACATTTTTTAGAGGTGAAGACAATGAGCCTGAAGCAGACTCGTGATGACGAATACTATATGCGAAGAGCATTGAGCTTGGCACGAAGAGGAACAGGGCATACATCTCCTAACCCTCTTGTCGGATGTGTGATAGTCAAAAATGAACAAATAATAGCTGAAGGGTATCATCATGCTTATGGTATGCCCCATGCTGAAGTGGAAGCGTTGAGACAAGCTGGCAATAGGGCAGAAGGTGCTACTGCTTATGTAAACTTGGAACCATGTGCTCATTATGGTAAAACTCCTCCGTGCGCGCCTCAACTTGTAGAAGCAGGTGTAAAACGTGTTGTTATAGGAATGGTTGATCCTCATGCTGTAGTAAATGGGAAAGGGATTGATATTCTTAAGTTGCACAATGTTGAAGTAAAAACAGGAATAATAGAGGAAGAATGTAAATGGTTAAATAGAGGGTTCATAAGAAGAATAAAAAATAATAGACCATGGTTTACACTTAAAACTGCCTCTACAATAGATGGGAAAATTGCCCTTCCCAATGGTGAAAGCCAATGGATTACGTCAGATGAAGCTAGAAACAGAGCCCATTTGCTTAGAGCAGAACATGATGCCATTCTTGTTGGCATCCAGACCGTACTTTGTGACGATCCATCGTTAACAGTTCGACACACTTGCGGAAAATCGCCACTTCGTGTTGTTGTTGATACACACTTAAGAACTCCTCAAAACGCTTCCATACTTAAAAATGAAGCAGCAGTTATTTTAGCCGGAGAGTCAGCTCGAAATACAAAAGAACATTATATTTTAGAAAAAGCAGGAGCTGAGTTGTTTTTTATTCCTGAAAGAGATAATCATGTTGATTTATTACACGCTGTAAAGGTTTTGGGGAATAGAGGCATTAATTCAGTTCTTGTAGAAGGTGGAGCTACAATAGCCTCTGCCTTTTTTAAAGAAAATTTAGTTGATGGAGTTTCTCTTTTTATCGCACCAACCATAATGGGGCAAGGCATTTCTCTTTTTGAAAGAATTGTAGTACCATCACTAGATAAACTCATTCGTATAACTGTCCGTAATGTTTCTAAAGCAGGACAGGACATATGGATAGAGGGGGTGCCTGAATGTTCACTGGACTTGTAGAGAGTATAGGCAAGCTTGTTTCTATAACGCCTTCAAAAGATGTTTATCATCTTAAGATTGAGGCTCCAGATATTGCTAGTGAACTTATTTTTGGTCAGTCGGTAGCTGTTTCTGGTGCTTGCGTGACTGTGACTTCTCACGATAATCGCTTTTTCAGCGCTGACATTATGCCGGAAACACAGAAACGAACTAAATTCCGTCTTTCAAAGCCAGGCAGCCTTGTTAATCTCGAGCGAGCGTTAACGGCTTCAGGGCGTTTTGATGGTCACATAGTAAGTGGGCACATTGATGGCATCGGAAGAGTTGCAGAAATTATTTCAATGGGAATAACTCACGTTATGAGAGTCGAGACAGATGAGTCTATTGCACAAATGATTGTAGAAAAAGGATCTATAGCTATTGACGGAGTCAGTTTGACGGTTATAGATGCGATGTCAAATTCTTTCTCTGTCGGTCTTATTCCTACAACATTACAAGAATGTACATTGGGTACTATTCAAGAAGGAGAAATTTTAAATATAGAAACAGACATTTTGGGCAAATATGTTTTAAAATTTATGAATCTACAAAGAAGTAATAAGCCCGTATCATCAAACTTGACAATGGAACAATTAAGAGAAATGGGTTGGTAGCAATTTATTATAGAGAGAGGAAAGGATCGAGGCTCTAATGAATAAAAGATGTGAACATGATTTTAGCTTAATAGAGGAAGCCATTGAAGATGTTAAAAATGGCAAGATGGTTATTGTTGTTGATGACGATAACAGAGAGAATGAGGGAGATATCGTTGTAGCTGCAGAAAAAGCTACAACGGAAATTATAAACTTCATGACCAAAGAGGCCAGAGGATTGGTCTGTGTTCCTATTACTGCTGATAGAGCACAATGTCTCCATTTGGAGCCAATGTCAAAAGATAATACTGATCGTCATGGAACAGCTTTCCTTATTAGCGTAGATGCAAAAGAAGGAACTACGACAGGTATCTCAGCTTCGGAAAGAGCCATAACTGCTCGGCTCCTTGCAAATCCCGAAGCCAAGCCAGACGATTTTTTACGTCCAGGACATATGTTTCCTCTCGCTGCAAAAAAAGGTGGCGTTCTGAAACGTGCAGGACATACAGAAGCTGCTGTTGATTTAGCTTGGATGGCAGGATTAACACCTGCTGGCGTTATTTGTGAGATTATGAACTCAGATGGAAGCATGGCACGTTTACCTGAACTCAAAGAGTTTGCTAAAGCTCATGGAATTCGTATTATATCAATCGAAGACTTGATTCGTTATAGAAGTTGCCGCGAAAAACTTGTAGAAAAAGTGGCGGAAGTTAAACTTCCTACGGCTTATGGTGATTTTACTGCCTATGCCTACCACAACATTCTCGATGAAGATCAGGATCGTGTTCATATAGCCTTAGTAAAAGGCGATGTTCGAGATGTAGAAGATGTTCTTGTTCGAGTACACTCTGAATGTTTAACTGGCGATGTCTTCGGATCACTTCGCTGTGATTGTGGCCCTCAACTTCATGCAGCTATGCAAAGAGTCGAAGAAGAAGGACGAGGAGTTGTCTTATATATGAGACAAGAGGGACGGGGAATAGGTATTGTCAATAAATTGAAGGCCTACCAACTACAAGAGAAGGGGCTAGATACTGTAGAGGCTAATGAAGCCTTGGGATACGCCGCAGATTTACGAGATTACGGTGTAGGTGCTCAGATTTTACAAGATCTTGGATTGAGTTCTATTCGATTAATGACAAATAATCCCAGAAAAGTTGTTGGCTTGCAAGGGTATGGATTAAAAATTACGGCACGTGTTCCTCTCGTAATTGAACCTAACAAATTTAATCAGCGTTACTTGAATACGAAAGAAGAAAAACTTGGTCACGTGCTTCATCTTAAGGATATACTCCGCTAGAGAAGGAAAGGGGGAACATGTATGAAGATTTCAGAGGGAAAGCTTATAGGTACTGGTTTAAGGTTTTGTATTGTAGCGTCACGTTTTAATGAATTAATTACTTCAAAACTCATTGACGGCGCAAAGGACATTTTGTTGCGCCATGGTGTTTCACATCAAAATATTGAAATTATGTGGATTCCGGGAGCTTGGGAAATTCCTTTAATAGCACAAGAGGCAGCTTTATCAGGTAAGTATGACGGAATTATCGCTTTGGGTGCTGTTATTCGAGGGGATACTCCACATTTCGAATATGTATCATCAGAAATGGCAAAGGGACTTGCTCATGTAGGGCTGACGCAAAGAATCCCCGTTGCCTTTGGAGTGTTGACATGTGACACCTTGGAACAAGCTCTTTTGCGTGCTGGAAGCAAAGCTGGGAATAAAGGAGCGGAGTCGGCTCTAGCTGTTATCGAAACCGCCAATCTATTAAAGGTTCTTCGAACGGGAAAGGAGCAAGAAGCATAATGCTTGAAATTAAATGGATACGTAACAATATAGAAGAAGTAAAGACCTTTTTAAAAAACAGAAATAACGATTTTGATGTTGAGAAAATTGTCACATTAGATGAAGAGAAAAGATCGTTGCTTGCAGAAACAGAAACACTAAAAGCACAGCGAAATGAAGGTTCTCGCAAAGTGGCCGAGGCCAAAGCGTCTGGAACTGATGCTGCTGCGCTTATGGAGGAAATGAAAACTTTAGGTCAGAAAGTTAAAGAAATTGATAACAAAATTTCTGAAATTGACAATGAGCTTCAGGCTCTGCTTTTACAAGTACCTAATAGACCTCACGATTCTGTTCCTGTGGGGAAGGATGAAAATGACAACATAGAAATTCGAAAATGGGGAACGCCTCACAAATTTTCTTTTGACCCCCAAGCACACTGGGATTTGGGAGAGCATTTAGGCATTCTTGACTTTGAAAAGGGTGCAGCTCTCGCTCAAAGTCGGTTTACTGTTCTCAAGGGAGCAGGAGCACGACTCGAAAGAGCTCTCATGAACTTTATGCTTGATCTTCATACAACTCAGCATGGTTATAAGGAAATTCAGCCTCCCTTCATGGTCTCTTCCCAGACAATGCTAGGTACAGGACAGCTCCCCAAATTTGCAGAAGATCTGTATAAGTGCGAGAACGAAGACCTCTGGCTTATTCCTACTGCCGAAGTTCCACTTACAAACCTTCATGCAGGTGAACTGCTTGCTGAGGAAAACTTGCCTTTATACTACACAGCATATACTCCTTGTTTTAGAAAAGAGGCAGGTAGCTACGGACGTGACGTAAGAGGAATGATGCGTCAGCATCAATTTGACAAAGTAGAAATGGTAAAGCTTTGCAAACCTGAAGAAAGCTACAATGAACTTGAAAAATTAACATCTAATGCAGAAGAAGTATTACAAAAGCTTGGACTCCCATACAGAGTTATCTGTTTGTGTACAGGTGACATGGGATTTGGCGCCAGCAAGACATATGATCTTGAAGTATGGCTTCCTTCTCAGGATAAGTATCGCGAGATTAGTTCTTGCAGCAACTGTGAGGATTTCCAAGCAAGAAGGATGGGCACACGGTATAAACCGGTAGATGGGGGAAAACCTCGATATGTACATACTCTCAACGGTTCCGGCATAGCAATTGGTAGAACACTTATTGCCGTTCTTGAAAATTACCAGAGAGAAGATGGATCGATAGAAATACCTGAAGCCCTCGTTCCTTATATGGGTGGCATGAAAGAAATTAAGCTCCTTTCATAAAAAAATCGTTTTTTTATGTAAAATGTAGATAAGGAAGATCATCTCAAATGAGATGATCTTCCTTAATTTTTAAATAAATAATGCAAAAGCTTTGTAAAATTGGTAGAATAGCTCGGAGAGCTTGTTTTTACTTATTTTAGAAGGAAGGGTGGGGCTTGCCATAGTCAAAATAATGTCTCTCATTGCAGAGATAAACCTTTATACTCTATTGCTTGTACTCGTCGTTGCTTGCTTCTTGTTTCAAAGACTATGCAGGCGTTCTCTAGAAAATAGCCAATATAACTATCTTAGGGATATTTTGCTTGTGGGAGCCTGGATGCTTAGTGGTATTTGGTCAGGCGATCCCGAAGTTACGCTTATCACTGGTATAGCAGTTATAGCTGCTGTGGTAGGTATGTATCAGCATTTTTATCCGCACAAAAAGCTTAGGTGGATTTATTTCATAATTGGAATTATTTTTGCTCTCTCTGGACCTAGAATAACGTTTTTAGGTTTGCCACAAGGCGAATACCTCTATTTATCTAACTTTATATCCATAGCCATTACTGGAATATGGATATCAGTTTTTCCTATTCTTATTCAGGAACTCGATAATATTCCAGGTATGGCTGGTCACCTTTTAGCTGTAACATTCTCCATTTTACTTTTAGCGACAGCATTTTCGGGGCAATATCTGCCAGATGCTTTCTATACAAGTATGACTGGTTTACTTATGCTGGGTGTTTTTTGGAGCCGGCATGGACATATGTATCGTCGATTAGGGGAGTCTTTGTCTGCTTTTTGGGGAGTTCTTGTTGCTGGAACATCTTTGTTAGGTGTAAGTAAGGGAATTACTTTTAGTACAATGATGGTGTTGCCTTTAGGGCTTTTTGCTATTCCTCTAATGGAAACATCACTTCATTTTGCCAGCACAATACTTTCTGCAAATCCAAAGGGTGCAATGGTAATTTACCGCAGTCTTGTTGCAAGAGGTATCGATCATCCCAGTGCAGTTAAATTTATTACATCAATTTGTGCCTTAGTAGGAGTTCTTATAGCCATGTTTCAACTTACCGCAGGAAAACAAGCCATATTGTTAGTTAGCGTTACCGTCTTTTTTGCTGGTTTGACACTTATACCGGTATTTTCCAGACTTCTGCGTCAAAAGAAAATTTCTGGAGAGCGTCCTGAGCTATGGGGAGTTTCTCTAGACAATGTTTCAATGAATTATGCCATAGCTAAAGTCAAATCTCTTTTGGGGCAAAACAATGGATGCTCTCTCATCTCTACTGTAAACTCATTAGCTGTTCAAACGGCTTTGAAAGATAGAGAATATAAAAAGATTGTATCTCAAGCTGCCTTAACTTTAGCGGATGGTACTGGGTTAATGTGGGCTTTGCGTTTTCTTGGCAGACCTGTGCAAGAACGAATTACCGGCATAGATTTCCTAATTCAGTTGTGTCGTACGGCAAGTGTTGAAGGTTGGCCTGTTTATTTTTTAGGAGGAAAACCTGGTGTTGCTAATGCAGCAGTAGAAAAATTGAAAGGACAATACTCCGATTTAAAAATATCGGGAGTGCATGATGGATATTTTTCTTCTGGTACAGAGGAGGAGGCCATCATTCGAGAGATTAAAGAAAATAAAACATGCCTTCTCTTTGTTGGCATGGGGCTTCCTCGCCAAGAGAAATGGATTTATGCCCATCGTGAAGATTTGGGAAATCTTGTTGCCATAGGTGTAGGCGGCTCTTTTGATGTTATTTCAGGGAAATTAACTCGGGCACCTCTTCTCATACAGAAAGCAGGACTTGAATGGTTATATCGTCTTGTGCAAGAACCTTGGAGGTGGAAAAGGGATCTTGAACTTTTTACCTTTGCGGTTCGAGTTCTTTTGACAAAAATAGGTATAGTCAGGAGGTAACAGCACATTGAACACTTGCGCCAGAGAATTAATGCATCGTGATCTTACCGCAGTCATGGAAGAAGATTCTATACAAGATGCTGTTCATATTCTTTATAGTCACAACTTATCCGGGTTGCCCGTAGTGAGGGAAGATTGGGAACTTGTCGGGTATTTATCTGAATCTGATATTCTGCAAGCAGCAATTCCGACATATCTGGAAATTCTTGCACAAAGCTCCTTCCTGAATAATGGTGAAATTCATCTCGTTGATCGTTTCAAAAATTTAGGCAAAAGACTCGTCAGGGATTTTATGACAAAAGATCCATTTTATGTAGAACCTTCTGCAAGTCTCATGACAGTCGCAGATCTTATGTTAAGGAAGAGTATTAAAAGACTTCCTGTAGTTGAAAATGATAAATTCATCGGCATTATCAACAGAGAAGCATTTTGCGAGTTTGTAATGGAGGAACGGGAAAGTGAGTAACAATGAGGTCCAATCTGTGGAAGAACAGATTGAAGCCCTTCGTTGCCAACTTGAAAATGAATATAAAACGGAAGAAAAGAGATTGTTAGAAGAGAAACAAAAAGCCTACGAACGTCTTGATGAAATGGAAAAACAGACGATCCAGGAAATAGAAAATGAGTGGCAAAACAAAGAAGCTCGGGTAAAACAACAAACCATCGATTATGAAAAAGAAATTCGTCAAGATCTTTCAAGCCTAATGAACGATATAAGTAAATCCATAAAAATAAAAAGTTTAGTAGAAGAGGCAGTTGCTCTCGTACTAAATAAAAAATAACAACAGAATAGCATTATTACTGTGGAGGGGGGTGGGCTGAGAGAAAGGAAGATGCTCTCTTGATTCGTGATATGCTCAGACTTGCCATATGGGGAGTTACAAGTCGAAAAACCGAAATCATAGAAAAATTACATGATTTCGGCGTTTTGCATCTTGAGTTCCCACGTTCCACAGAAATGACAACACCTCAGCTTGATCAGCTCAGACTTTTAAGAGGAAAGCTTTTGGGGATGTTAGAATCATTAGAATGGAAAGAATGGTCTGAACTAACAGAAAATGATATAACTACATCTCGCGAAAAAATCAAATTACCCTTTAATGAAATAATGACTGAGATAAATGAAAGTCTCGATAAATTTTCTGAGCGACTTACTCAGACGATAGAAGAGAGAAATTCTTTACGTGAGTTATATCTCAAATTGAAGAGATCACAAGACATTCTTTATCATTTTCATTCCTTTGTGAAAGAAGAAGCAGATCAAGGTAATGTTGCTTCGTTGTGGTGGGTTGATAAAAAAGAGATATCGGAAATACTCACCTCTCTTCGTACCGAAATTGTACGTGTGACACCTGTAAAAGATAGAGAATACCTTCGTTATCATTCGTATACTCCTAATGAAAATGAGACACTTCTTGCTATAAGCGTTCAGGATTTAGCTCGTGAAATAGTGACAAATTCTTTGCGTTCATATGGTGCCATACATTGGAAAGCCCCTGCAGGATATGAGCGAGATGTGTTACTTGACTCAACGGAAGCTATAACAGAAGGATTACGATGGATACCCCTGCGCCTTGAAGAATTGCAAGCTAACTTAAAAGAGACGGCTCGCGTTTGGGGGCCTCATTTCGCATCATTATATATTTTGGCAGACGAGCGCTTAGAAGAGCTCCTCGTTGAAAAATCAGCTCATTCTTTTGATAGTGCTTTTCTTATTGAAGGATGGCTTCCTGCGGATGAGCTAGAAGCCACACTTACCAATCTAAAAGGAACTTTCGGGAATGAAGTATTTGTTCAGTGGAGATATCCCTCCACTGAAGAATGGAATAAGGTACCTATATCCCTTTCGAATAAAGCTTTCTTCCGGCCTTACGAGCTTTTTTTAAAATTGCTGCAACCACCTCGTTATAAAACTGCTGACCCTACAGCTATGATTGCCTTGTTTTTCCCCTTTTTTGGGGGATGTATGGTAGGAGATATGGGGTACGGAGCTATAATTTTGTTATTAGGATGGTGGCTCTACCGAAAAAAAGAGAAAAGAATTATATCTGATCTAGGATATATACTCATTTCTTTATCGATTTGGAGCATCATTTGGGGACTTGCTTACGGCGAATTTTTTGGTGATGTAGCCCATCGTCTTTTCCACCTTGAACCTCTATGGGTAGAACGGTCTCACGCCGTTATGCCTGTCATGGCTTTTACAATAGCATTGGGTGCTGCTCATATTATATTAGGGTTACTGATAGGTTTTTATGAAGGAATAAAAGCGAAAAATAAACATATATGGATGGAAAAATCTGGAAATCTGCTGGTACTTATTGCTTTGATAAGTACCCTAGTGAGTTTGAAAGGATGGCTTCCCCATAGTTTCTTTACAATATCTATGTCTATTTTAATCGTTGGTCTTGTTCTTCTTGTTGTTGGGGGAGGAATAGGTGGTCTTGTAGAATCTTTCGGTGCTGTGGGAAACATTTTAAGTTACGTGCGTATCGCCGCAATAGGACTTTCATCTGCTATACTTGCTCTTGTTGCATCAAAGTTTGTTGATGTTTTTGGCCTTTCGATCTTAGGTTTATTCCTTGCTTTATGTATTCATTTACTCAATTTTGTTCTAGCTATAGGTGGGGCAAGTATACACTCAGCCCGATTACATTATGTAGAGTTTATGGGGAAATTTTACTCTGGTGGCGGTAAAGACTACAAACCATTTTCACGGAGGAGGGAACTTCGATGGAAAAAGGAATAATAGCACTTGCAGCAGCCTTGGCTGTTGGAATCCCTGCTTTTGCTACAGCTATGGCGCAGGCCAAGATAGGTAGTGCAGGAGCAGGAACAATAGCTGAAAAGCCTGAAACGGCTGGTGTAATGATTATTCTTGAAGCTATACCCGAAACTATGGTTATACTTGGTTTCGTTGTAGCTATCATGTTGATTTTACAATTTGCCTAGGGGAGATACTCTTGGGAGATTTAGTAGCGAGCCAGAATTTGGCCCAATTTATGGATGCTCTGCGAAAAGAACACGAAGAAAGAATCGAAACTTTAAAAAAACAGGTCGAAAATGATATTGCTGATGCTATCTCGCTTCGCCGTAGAAGTGTCGAAAAGCGTATTGTCGAGATTCGATCTGCACATGATTTAGAAGCAGAAAGATTATTTCAGCGGAATCAACAGAACATCTGTAATCAATTGCGAAAGGATTTTTTTGTTGAATATAATCGCTTAGCGTCAGAAATAGAGATGCAGGTAGAAACTGAACTTAAAGAGCTTAAACGCCAACCAGCAAAATATAAAAAGGTTATGGAAAGCATGTTGAATGAAGCTCTTTCTGTTTGTCCTGCTCCATGTGATGTTATCGTTCACCCCGGGGATGAACCTTTTTTCAATCAAAAGAAAGAGGTTCGCACCGTGAAAGTTGATACAGCCTTAGAATCATGGGGTGGCTGTATAGTTATGTCAGAAAAGGGTGACTTTATTGTTGATAACACCTTCAAAACAAGATGGGAAAAGCTTGCGCCCTCTATCATTAGGAAATTTGCGATACAAGTTGGGCAGATTCTTGGGAAAACTGAGCTTCTCTCACGAAAATTACGGTTATCTTAACGCCTGCCTTCGAGGGAGAGTTTCTCGCCTTTTTAAAACAGATGATTATGAAACTATCGCTCGTGGTGACCTAAAGGCTTTTGAACAATTTTTGCTAGAAAGTCCTTATGCTGAGAGTTTTCGCCAAAAGTTGGTAACACTTCGAAGTGGAACACTGCGACGAATAGAATCGGCGATAGCTCGTGAAGTTTCTCTCCAATTGCGTTTTCTTGGAGATACGGCGCAAGGGGAAGCAAAAGACCTTTTAGGAGTAATTTTAGCCCGTTCTGACCTAATGAACGGGCGGCTTCTTTTGCGCGCTCTATACACTGACAGTAAACATGGAGAAGAACCACAATGGCATGATTATGGGAACTTATCAGCAAACTTCTACAGTGATATATGGCAGAATACAGCAACAGCAACGGATATTATCTCTCGATGTCGGATACAAGCCCATCCATACGCTCTTGCTTTAAGCTCTTCTTTTGTGGAACTTGAACGGACAAAAGATCTCATGAAAGCAGAAAGAGTATTACTAACATCAATGCTTAAGCTTTTTCAGGAGAATGTAAATAAATATTCTTCCAGCAATAGTACTATCCTTTGTGAGTATCTCGGACGATCTATAGATATGTGGAATCTTGGTATATGGCTTCGGCAACGCTCGGGCTTTATTCCATCTGAGACAGCTTTAAAACTATATCTTCAAAATGGCCAATGGCTTACTATTAAAAAATTATCTCAAGCTACAGTTTTGATGGAGCTTGTACATCAGACTCCATGGCAAGCAATTATTAGAGCTATTGAGAATAGCACTCCTCAAGAATTTCAGCGCGCACTGTTTGTTCAATTTATAAAATGGCAAGCTGATCTTTTTCGAGCTAATCCTCTTGGCGTCGAAGTGGGAATGGGATATATAGCCAAATACATTATTGAATGGCAGAATTTAAATCTTTTATCTGTTGGAATCTCAATGGGGTTACCGGAAAAAGAACTTTTATCTCGTCTTATTCCAGTTTAAAGTTAACTTGAAGGACGTGGTTATAAATGGTTACGCAAGAAAAAAGAGCTATAGCCGTAGGTTCGCAGTTATTTGTAGATCTCTGGAGTCTCGAAGGTTTTGAAGGAATTATATGTGAGAACCCTTCGGAGATACATGTTGTTTATCGAGAATTACTTGATGAATCTATAGCTTTTATTATTGCGGAAGAGACATGGTTTAGAAATCTGCCCGATAATTACAGAAAACGATTTGAAAAAATGCAAAATCCTGTTTGGATACCTTTCCCATCGTTACAGATAGAAACGGACTGAGGTGAAAATAATGAGTACACCTTCTTCTGGAATTATAACTGGTATATCTGGTCCTGTTATACGTGCTTTTATTCATGCGCCAGTTAAGATGTTTGAAGTTGCTTACGTAGGAAAAAGCAAACTTCTCGGTGAAGTTATCAGAATCCAGGAAGAATATGTAGATATACAAGTTTATGAAGATACTGGTGGA of Aminobacterium sp. MB27-C1 contains these proteins:
- the ribD gene encoding bifunctional diaminohydroxyphosphoribosylaminopyrimidine deaminase/5-amino-6-(5-phosphoribosylamino)uracil reductase RibD is translated as MSLKQTRDDEYYMRRALSLARRGTGHTSPNPLVGCVIVKNEQIIAEGYHHAYGMPHAEVEALRQAGNRAEGATAYVNLEPCAHYGKTPPCAPQLVEAGVKRVVIGMVDPHAVVNGKGIDILKLHNVEVKTGIIEEECKWLNRGFIRRIKNNRPWFTLKTASTIDGKIALPNGESQWITSDEARNRAHLLRAEHDAILVGIQTVLCDDPSLTVRHTCGKSPLRVVVDTHLRTPQNASILKNEAAVILAGESARNTKEHYILEKAGAELFFIPERDNHVDLLHAVKVLGNRGINSVLVEGGATIASAFFKENLVDGVSLFIAPTIMGQGISLFERIVVPSLDKLIRITVRNVSKAGQDIWIEGVPECSLDL
- a CDS encoding bifunctional 3,4-dihydroxy-2-butanone-4-phosphate synthase/GTP cyclohydrolase II is translated as MNKRCEHDFSLIEEAIEDVKNGKMVIVVDDDNRENEGDIVVAAEKATTEIINFMTKEARGLVCVPITADRAQCLHLEPMSKDNTDRHGTAFLISVDAKEGTTTGISASERAITARLLANPEAKPDDFLRPGHMFPLAAKKGGVLKRAGHTEAAVDLAWMAGLTPAGVICEIMNSDGSMARLPELKEFAKAHGIRIISIEDLIRYRSCREKLVEKVAEVKLPTAYGDFTAYAYHNILDEDQDRVHIALVKGDVRDVEDVLVRVHSECLTGDVFGSLRCDCGPQLHAAMQRVEEEGRGVVLYMRQEGRGIGIVNKLKAYQLQEKGLDTVEANEALGYAADLRDYGVGAQILQDLGLSSIRLMTNNPRKVVGLQGYGLKITARVPLVIEPNKFNQRYLNTKEEKLGHVLHLKDILR
- a CDS encoding excinuclease ABC subunit UvrC; the protein is MIKQNLKNTIKNLPLRPGVYIMRDEEGNIIYVGKAKSLRKRVSSYFRHQGFASPRLRKLVETIADISIIRTESEAEALIVESRLIKKYKPFFNIDLKMNERYPYIKITDETFPRLIITRHRDNDGSTYLGPFISAKDVRALLRVAERYFPLRSCKSEVKPDKKRRPCLDYSLGRCLAPCAGLCSEAEYRERVDDVILLLTGKSSELVERIRKRMDEAALNLDFEKAARHRDAIRAIWRLSRQRVASSLQEDIDIETWDALNKLQNLLHMDILPWRIDGFDISHMSGHETYGVAVVFEQGVSNPSLYRRFKIRTVEGIDDFRSIEEVVKRRYTKVLENNEPLPQLILIDGGPVQLEFAKKALQDLDIINIPVISLAKREELIYHNEKESPIRLEWTDPVLQLLQRVRDESHRFAVKSHRRGRSVALTRSVLEEIPGVGKHTAAMLLSNFGSVKKIAVLSPDELMKVKGIGPALALKIATFFRGEDNEPEADS
- a CDS encoding riboflavin synthase codes for the protein MFTGLVESIGKLVSITPSKDVYHLKIEAPDIASELIFGQSVAVSGACVTVTSHDNRFFSADIMPETQKRTKFRLSKPGSLVNLERALTASGRFDGHIVSGHIDGIGRVAEIISMGITHVMRVETDESIAQMIVEKGSIAIDGVSLTVIDAMSNSFSVGLIPTTLQECTLGTIQEGEILNIETDILGKYVLKFMNLQRSNKPVSSNLTMEQLREMGW
- the ribE gene encoding 6,7-dimethyl-8-ribityllumazine synthase, which gives rise to MKISEGKLIGTGLRFCIVASRFNELITSKLIDGAKDILLRHGVSHQNIEIMWIPGAWEIPLIAQEAALSGKYDGIIALGAVIRGDTPHFEYVSSEMAKGLAHVGLTQRIPVAFGVLTCDTLEQALLRAGSKAGNKGAESALAVIETANLLKVLRTGKEQEA
- a CDS encoding WecB/TagA/CpsF family glycosyltransferase encodes the protein MFLLILEGRVGLAIVKIMSLIAEINLYTLLLVLVVACFLFQRLCRRSLENSQYNYLRDILLVGAWMLSGIWSGDPEVTLITGIAVIAAVVGMYQHFYPHKKLRWIYFIIGIIFALSGPRITFLGLPQGEYLYLSNFISIAITGIWISVFPILIQELDNIPGMAGHLLAVTFSILLLATAFSGQYLPDAFYTSMTGLLMLGVFWSRHGHMYRRLGESLSAFWGVLVAGTSLLGVSKGITFSTMMVLPLGLFAIPLMETSLHFASTILSANPKGAMVIYRSLVARGIDHPSAVKFITSICALVGVLIAMFQLTAGKQAILLVSVTVFFAGLTLIPVFSRLLRQKKISGERPELWGVSLDNVSMNYAIAKVKSLLGQNNGCSLISTVNSLAVQTALKDREYKKIVSQAALTLADGTGLMWALRFLGRPVQERITGIDFLIQLCRTASVEGWPVYFLGGKPGVANAAVEKLKGQYSDLKISGVHDGYFSSGTEEEAIIREIKENKTCLLFVGMGLPRQEKWIYAHREDLGNLVAIGVGGSFDVISGKLTRAPLLIQKAGLEWLYRLVQEPWRWKRDLELFTFAVRVLLTKIGIVRR
- the serS gene encoding serine--tRNA ligase → MLEIKWIRNNIEEVKTFLKNRNNDFDVEKIVTLDEEKRSLLAETETLKAQRNEGSRKVAEAKASGTDAAALMEEMKTLGQKVKEIDNKISEIDNELQALLLQVPNRPHDSVPVGKDENDNIEIRKWGTPHKFSFDPQAHWDLGEHLGILDFEKGAALAQSRFTVLKGAGARLERALMNFMLDLHTTQHGYKEIQPPFMVSSQTMLGTGQLPKFAEDLYKCENEDLWLIPTAEVPLTNLHAGELLAEENLPLYYTAYTPCFRKEAGSYGRDVRGMMRQHQFDKVEMVKLCKPEESYNELEKLTSNAEEVLQKLGLPYRVICLCTGDMGFGASKTYDLEVWLPSQDKYREISSCSNCEDFQARRMGTRYKPVDGGKPRYVHTLNGSGIAIGRTLIAVLENYQREDGSIEIPEALVPYMGGMKEIKLLS